The proteins below are encoded in one region of Polypterus senegalus isolate Bchr_013 chromosome 2, ASM1683550v1, whole genome shotgun sequence:
- the LOC120523361 gene encoding serine protease 23-like yields MGSLLFQAIIFLCTFEGVFLLSPFWKPSWPTTKLPVVLPQLTEELGLPKFNADAKLNVTSNCGPDCHKGAPLPTFEQLKEFLSYETLYFNGSLTETKVGIYGFNMADMATVQGRNGRSRAKRQIYGYDSRFSIFGKNFLLNYPFSTSVKVSTGCTGTLVAEKHVLTAAHCIHDGKSYVKGAQKLKVGFLKPKLKDVTEKNSNQTKSHNSEKMKFQWIRVKRTHVPKGWIKGSANDIGMDYDYALLELKKPHKRRYMKIGVSPPVKQLPAGRIHFSGFDNDRPGNLVYRFCEVREETYDLLYQHCDAQPGASGSGVYVRMWKRQFQRWERKIIGVFSGHQWVDQNGVPQDFNVAVRITPLKYAQICFWIKGNYVDCRDG; encoded by the coding sequence ATGGGGTCACTGCTGTTTCAAGCCATCATTTTCCTGTGTACTTTTGAAGGGGTTTTTCTCCTGTCCCCATTCTGGAAACCCTCTTGGCCAACAACCAAATTACCTGTAGTTTTACCCCAGCTGACTGAGGAGTTAGGTTTGCCAAAATTTAATGCAGATGCCAAGCTTAATGTTACTTCTAACTGTGGGCCTGACTGTCACAAGGGGGCACCATTACCCACCTTTGAACAGTTGAAGGAGTTTCTCTCATATGAAACCCTTTATTTCAATGGCAGCTTGACTGAGACCAAAGTAGGTATATATGGTTTTAACATGGCAGATATGGCAACGGTACAAGGTAGAAATGGGAGGTCAAGGGCAAAGAGGCAGATCTATGGCTATGACAGCAGGTTTAGTATTTTTGGGAAGAACTTCCTGCTCAATTACCCTTTCTCCACCTCTGTTAAGGTGTCTACAGGGTGTACTGGAACTTTGGTTGCTGAGAAGCATGTTTTAACAGCAGCCCACTGCATCCACGATGGCAAAAGCTATGTGAAAGGTGCTCAGAAGTTGAAAGTTGGCTTTCTGAAGCCAAAGCTGAAGgatgtaacagaaaaaaacagtaacCAAACAAAAAGCCACAACTCAGAGAAAATGAAATTTCAGTGGATTCGTGTGAAACGCACCCATGTTCCTAAAGGATGGATCAAAGGAAGCGCCAATGACATTGGTATGGATTATGACTATGCCTTACTGGAACTGAAGAAGCCACACAAACGGCGCTACATGAAGATTGGTGTAAGCCCTCCAGTTAAGCAGCTCCCTGCAGGGAGAATTCATTTCTCTGGTTTTGATAATGACCGTCCTGGAAATCTGGTGTACCGGTTTTGTGAAGTGCGCGAAGAGACTTATGATCTCCTATACCAGCATTGTGATGCTCAACCTGGTGCGAGTGGCTCTGGTGTTTATGTGCGTATGTGGAAACGGCAATTCCAGCGCTGGGAACGCAAAATTATTGGTGTCTTCTCTGGACATCAGTGGGTGGATCAAAATGGTGTCCCCCAGGACTTCAATGTGGCAGTCCGAATCACACCCCTCAAGTATGCACAGATTTGTTTCTGGATCAAAGGCAATTACGTGGACTGTcgagatggatga